AAGTCATTTTCAAGCAGAAACTCATACAGACAGAAAGTCACAAAGTCACATTCTAGCATAAACTTATTCACACATAAAGTCTTAAAGTCACATACTAATTAATAAGAGTACAAGTAGAATAGATACTTCAAGTTCAAAGAATTTTAGCATCCATACAACATAATTATACACAAGAACTGGTAAAGTCATAATCATAAACACCCATACACAGTCAGAAGCAAATACTTCAAGTTCAAAGAATCAAAACCCAACCAAGCACACACAAGTTTAGACGTTTAGTTACCTAATCAATGACCTCGATCACCTGTCTGCCTCAGGATAAACTGATAAACCCTTAACTCAAATCCATGGTCAATAGACTCGATACCTTCAAGCTTCAAAGGAATTTCctaccaaaacacatattaaCATATATGTTAGATAACCACGATCAATTTCAACCATGAAATTAACATAATCAACAACAGAATCCATTTTTTTCATACAGATTAGGGCAAAAGGAGTAACAAGAgaacaaaactaaaaagaaaatgattttacCTAATTATTTGAGCTTGAAAACACCACTTGAACACCGTATAAGCCTCCGAGCAACCACGTGAACCAAGCAACTGATCGAACGAGGAACTGAGGAACTGAGGCTGAGAGGAACTGAGGAACGGCGTACAAGAGAGGGACGAGACTCGAGAGAGAGAGGCGCTGCAGGCAGAAGTCGCAAATGACCTAATCGGATAGAAAAATTTGGGGATTTCAAAAATCAAACGATACTGGTTGAAATTTATGTTAGTGAGTTTTGCATCTTGCTTAGATTATGTTTTTGGGACTGGAATTAGGGGTGGAATCAACAAATTAGGGCTGGGttctgagagaaagagaggctgAGAATGATGTcgcgagagagggagagagagagggtcgagAGGCTGCTTTCGGGAATGACTAAATGAGATCCCTAACTGACCCCCTTAGGGTTTTCCCACTTTCGACTCAGATCCAATGGCTTAAACTGATTGTTGATATACATCAACGGTTAATAACACACCTactaattaaaataataaaaaatagttAAAATCTATCCTATTCGGTCGGTTCGGCAATACCGAACCTCCTCTATTTGCTAAACCGCTACCGAGCCGATTATCAACATTCGGTACGGCATTACCACACCGCACCTCCGGCTGCCGTTTTGGTCGGCGCCGACTCCACCGGTTCGGCCGGTTTTCGGTTGGTTTCGGCAGGTTCGGCATTTCAAGCCACCCCTACTCAAATCTTTGATTGCAGAACATCTTTTTCATCATTTAGGCTCCATTTTGTGATTCTTTGTGCCTTTTTGTTTTATAGTTCTCCCTACTAATTTCATTGTTTGGTCATGACTTTGAGAAACATTATACTAGTTATCTTCGTTGCAAACTAGCATTCGCTTTCTTAGGCGGTTGTTCTGTTGACGCCTCTACAGTCAACATCTGAGGTCGTTAATTTGTTGAGCTTGGGTGGTTTACCAAGTTAATGATTTTTTGTTATCTTTCTAGAATTGATATTTCCTATGAATTGTTTTACTAATATCGACAAAATTATAGTTTTTACTAACAATAACGACTTTGATAATTTGATGCAACTCACAGGGATCGGAAGAGAGTACCAATCGTGCAACTCTGTTGTCTCCTTGATGTCATCTCTCATAAGAAACCCAGCGACTAGTATTTTGTGTGGTAAGAATTTTGAACAAAGCTGTacaaaaatcaacatcaaggtcacccTACCACTACCACCAAATCGTCATTTGTTTACAAGTACGTATGTATCATTCTGGCCGATCAAGTAAGTAAACACCATCCATCAATAGAATATATTGGTCAATTTATTACTAATTTGATCTGCTTGTTTAATTTTTTCCATACAAAACCCTTGTTATAGAAGGGTACTTAAATACACTACACATAATATTTCTATTCAATGCTAATTTGCTTACAGGTTTTCTAAGCTATATATATTGACCGGAAACAGGTTGAAGACAAACTAAATTTGCCTACTTAATTAGCATAATATTAGTCAATCAAATCGATCGAGTAGGGTACACGTACACTTGTCTTATGTGAAATATGACAAGCCAAACTTCCAAGTTGTTTGGCTTAATATTCAAATCTACGTACGTTGGCATAGGAATAACTGAATAAGAAGGACCAGCTGATACGAATGAAGGGCACTGATCGAAATCATAATAGATTTCCCACAAAACAAATTAGAAAAGTGGCCAACACTCCACTGTAACCAATCCCGTTACACTGGGCGACTCATTATATATGAAGTACGTAGTCGTGATCATATCTCTCACTGCATTTGTTTCCCTCACATTCTTCTTTGGAAACCCTAACTCGATCCCAATCGTTTCTCTCCCAAATTTCCATCTCTAATATTTCCAAGCTAAGACTACCAGACACCATGAAGTTCATGAATCCTGCATGTCTTATCAATAAGCTAGGAAGAAGCCACTCCAAGAAGTCATACGAACGGTTGGTGCGTGAAGATGACCAGGTCGAGAGGTCCAAGAAGAAGCACGGTTCAGCTCCAAAAGGTTCTATAGATTTGTTCGTGgggaaagaggagaagaaatacCCAGTTCCCCTCAAGTACTTTACACACCCAAAGCTCCAAGAACTCCTCAAAGAGTACCAAGAACCCGTGTTTGATCCAAGATTTGATGAGCCGATTGTGCTTGAATGTTCTACGGAAATCTTTGAGCAGTTGCTCCGTTATATCGTCAAGACTCGATAAGAAGTATTCATTAGAATTTAATGTTTTCTTCAATCTTTCATAGTTTGTATTCAAGAACACTATTGTGAATTAGATCCGAAATTTTTCGGCCATGGTTCTGTAAACAAGTCAATTGAATTATTTATATGAAATTTATTCTTCACttgattttcttctttaatttcagTCTGGTTGTTATTTAGTGCCATATCAAGGAGAGGAGAAAATTATACACTTCATATTTTAGGACCTCTCATAgtatttactttccttaattTAGTGGACTTTTTCTAAACGATCTATCAACTTCATTTTGGCTTTTACTTTCTTGATATTCCAGATAGCTAGGCTAATAGGCTGCTCAGCATATATATCCCTTGCCATAATATCTCTCAAAATGCATTAAGAGTGAGTTTGGTTAGAAAATATTTTTATGAAAACGGAAGCAAAGAAATTTCAAAACATGTTATGTAActctctaaatttttttttcctttatttatttattttattatagaaaatcaactattgTACCAAAGTAACTCTCCTCTGCACAAATAGTATGCAACTCTCTGCATTCTGGGGTTTCGAGGCAGTAGAGGTTGTTTTGTCACTCCCTAGCGTGGTTTGCTGTTTCTGTTCTATTAATTGGGGGGCTGACGATGTTGGGCTTAGGTGGAAGCGACGCGGTGGAGACACGAAGGTCTCGTCGGTGGCGCTAACATTTTGTGTCATTTGTTTCGCCCAAAACTTTTTGGCTTGTGGTGTATCGGGTTGGTGCATGGTGTGCGACTGATTGTTTTTGGCTGGTACGACCATTTATGGTTTGTGTCTAGCATTTCACTTTTAACTTAGGGTCGTAGGGGTATGGATTGCTTATCAGGGTTGATCTGGCTGGGGTTTATTTGTGTTATCTTTGCTTATTGTGTAATTAGGTCTTCTACTTTAAGCATGATTACCAATTAATACAACCTTATGTATGGATTACCATTCTTGTATAGTTGTATTGCTTAGCCAAATTCATGCTTTTTGGCGAAGCTGGATGTTAAGGTTAGTTTTAATTGGGGATCAGATGTTATCTTTGCCCACGGTTAATTGGTTCTTCAAACTTAATTTGAGTTACTATAATCAGTATCAGGattaataaaatcattttatttatggattaccaAGTCTGTTTTATTTTGCCAAATTCAACCTTCTTGACGTACAGTCTGATTATAATTGTTGATGCGGgatttgtttggttttgtcAATGAAAATTGGTATCGGCATTAATATTGTCTGTAGTCCTTAATTTAAACATCCTTCTAGGAACAGTTTTATATCTCTAACTAATTGTTAGAATCAGAACCTGTTATATACGCGCGTGAGGGTGACTGCCATTTTCGTTTTTGTCGCTCAAAGTTTTTGATTCGCATCTCTCTCTTTTCCGAGTACAACTCTACTCTTATTTTTTGAGGTGAACATAATCATGTTCTATTAGTAAACGATGTCATTGCGTCAAGCTAGAGGATTTCAAGAAACCACTCATAGTACAAGATGAAGCACAATAGTGACAATACAGACTGCCCAAAGCAGCCAAAACCTTCTAACCAAAAGACTATAAACCTAAAAGAACTGCAAGAAAAAATAAACCTCCCTACCCTATACCATCCAAGAATGGAACACATTCAAGAAAAGGTATAGAACTAGGAAACAACTCTACTCTTATTGTTTAGTTATGATACGCAGATACGGAGAAATACTATATTGTTTGATAAAGTTTCCTTTCTAGTGCTTCTACATGTGTCCAATTATTGAAAACTATGTGCCTACTATCTGAAAACTATAGTTTTCAATAATTATAGCCTTGCTATCGATCTGAGCAGCTGTTGAATCAATTTATAGAAAACTATGTGTCtactttataatttttgttattttgtagACAGTCTTCTACGAATTACTCTACGTACTGATGGTAATCTTGATTTTATGAACTCACAAATTTTGTTTACAATAAGAAATTTCATGATTTGATGCTCGGAAGTCACTGAAGAATGCCCAAATATTTAATTTGATCTTAAGTAGCTAGGCACCTTTAATTgcaaaaatattattatttcaaatatttaatttTCATGTTGCATTTCTACTTTTGCCGTCTTTAATAAGTTTAAGGGCCAATAACATATAATGCCACTTCTACTAATTTACTATTCTCACTACCACATAATCTTTTGGGTTtgtgtccatttaccctaattctagggtcatttatctcacttacctcattaagtttttttaattatccTTTACCCATAAAaactctaataaggtcttccTTAAAACCCAAttaagtttatattttttttttagactattttacttatatttttttttagactattttaccctcactcctttgttacatatggagagagagagagagagagagagagagagagatttattGCCCCCCTAAATAAACATTTATTGTCCCTCAATAGTAGGGCTGGGATCGGCTCGGTACGGTTCGGTAAATAAGGTATACCGAAACCGAGACCGATTATTTGACTCGGTTCGGTACGGCTCGGTACTCATCAAAATGCCTATCAAACCGAACCGACCCGAAACCGATCGGTTCGGAACTAGTTCGGCACCATTCGGTACACCAGTTCTGCTTTCAAAAATCCTGTGAAGTTTCAACTTACAACTTTCAAAGCAATGCAGTCCTTCATCATGATAGAAACTAGAAAGTAAAGACAGTAAGCAAATAAGCATTGGAGGCATGACTAAGTAAGACAGTAAGCAATCAAGTGAATCAACGCATTAGGCATGACAAACTGATCCAGTGATCCCTTAAGACTGTAGGACAGTAAGCaatgaactcataaacaaaCTGGTAAACTGAAAGCAATCAACTGATCAAGGCATGACTAAGTAATTCAGTAAGCAACTAAGCATTACAGTAAAGGCTTACTAATActattacaagtttacaacccAAATAAACTCATAGAAGTATTGCACAAAGGCTGAaaccataaaaattaaaaagtttaAAACTGAAACTGAGATTGAGAAATGAGGATAGTTCATGAAATTATAGAAATGACTCAATGAGGACAGTCAACTTGTTTCTGAGTCTTCAGAAccagaattttcagattcatcttCAATCACCTCCACAACTTCATCACTTGTATCCTTTCCCTTTGGTTTTGGAGGAGGACATGAGTTAACACTTGAAGATGCTGAGTTTATATGATCTACACCAAACACAATGATTTGCACAATATcagaaattgaaaaacataaaaatgtaatgataaaaaaaaactgagcAGTTGAGTAGAAATCAGAAAACTTTACCTTTCTCACATTTCTCATAGAATTCTGTTTCCTTGATGCCTGGAGCATCCTCTATGCAGCTAATATCATTCCCTCTCAACCAACTTTGCAAACATATCAAAGCTTCCACAGATTTAGGAGTTAATGAACTCCTAAAGTTGTCGATTACTCTCCCTCCAGTGCTAAAAGCAGCCTCAGATGCAACTGTGGACACTTGAACAGCCATTACATCTTTGGCTATTGCTGCAAGAACAGGGTACTTAGCTCCATTCAACTTCCACCATAACAAAATAGGGAAATCTGATTCTCCTAAATTTGTGTACTCAAGAGGGTCCAACAGATACTTGTCCACTTCATGTGCAACCACTTGCTCATCAAGTTCTGAAACAACTTTTCTCCAATCACTCAAGATTGATGCTCTTCCTCTGCTGTCACTGCTTGTTACTGTACTTTGTGAACTTGAGGTTAAAACCTCCTTTTTCTTTACAGGGGCATCCTTTGGTGCATAAGCTTCATACAATGACATCAACACATCCCTTAACTCCttggcttttgcttccacaaTGTCATTATCATACCCTTCTTTTTTCAACAAATGGGTGATATTAAGTAGCTTGAATCTGGGATCAAGAACAAGCCCCATAAACACCAAAGGATTTAGATCCTTGAAGCAGCCATAATACTTGAGAAATTTAGAACTCATGTGTCCTGCCATATCAATCAACACTTTCTCAGTTTCACTCCCTGTTTGCAATTCACGAGCAATAAACAGCTTGTTGATCTCAGTTTCCATGGACAACACATCATGGAAAGTAGTATGAATTGTAGGATGATTACTTGCACTGACCCTCAAAGTAACTTCATAAAAAACCCGCAGAAACTGAACAAACACCTCTGCCTTATCCCATTCTTCATCTGTCGGTGGCCCAACTCTATTTCTATTGCCTTTGACTGGAACCACATTCCCTTCCTCATCATACTCTTCCTCAGGCTCCTTGAAATATGCAGCAAAGCCACTGTCAGCATCCTCTAGCATCCTTCCAAAGGCTTTTTTGAACTTCAAGGCAGCTTCCAACATTAAGAATGTTGAATTCCACCTTGTGGGAACATCCATAACCACCAAGCCTTTGCAAGGGACTTGTTCCTTTGCTACACATGCCTTAAAACTATCCAGCCTAGATGCCGAAGACCTAACAAACTTTACAGCATTTCTAATGGCTAGCACTGCCCTATTCAACCTTTTCAACCCACTTCCAACAATCAAGTTACAAATATGAGCAGTACACCTAACATGCATGAACTTTCCCCCTAAGATTGATTCCGAGTTTTCCCTTTTGTTAAGTTTGGACCTAACAAACTCAAGAGCACACTTATTAGCAGCCGCATTATCTACTGTAATGGTTAAAACCTTGGTTATTCCCCACTGAATCAAACAAGACTCAATCAACATCCCTATCGAATTTCCACTATGGTTATGGATAGTGCAGAAATTGATAATCCTCTTATGCATAACCCACTCATCATCTATAAAGTGTGCTGTTAGCACCATGTAATTGAAATTCTGAACACTTGTCCAAGTGTCAGTAGTTAGGCAAACTCTATAATGTGCCAaatcagatttcaatttcttctttgtCCTATCATACAACTTCAGAAAGTCTTTcaccaaagttttcctacaggGGACCCTAAACAAAGGCTGCATAACATAACAAAACTTCCTAAACCCTTGCTTCTCAACAAAGCTAAAAGGAAGCTCATCAACTACAACCATTTCAACACAAGCTTGCATCACTTCGTCAGGATTATAAGCTACAGCCTTCAATGAATTACCCTTACTTTTATCACCAACAAGCAGTTTCTGATTCTTATCGACAACCCTCCTTCCTGGATAATACTTGCATGAGTTGTTTATGTGCCTAATCATACCCTGAGTCCCATTTTTGTAAGAATCACAAGCATAGTCTCCTACAGCACCCTTAGGACAATATATACACTTAGCCCTCCTAAACTCTTGTATAATATCTTCTTTACCCTTAACTTTAATCACTTTCGTATCAGTGTATTCCTCAAAGTGCTCCCAAACCCAACTACGTTTCCTATCAGCTCGAGGATTGTCATGTACCTTTTCACACGAATCTGGAGTTGCTGCCCCTGCTGCTGATTGAGTGGCATCTTCGATTGAGGGAGAGGTCCCACTGCTCGAAACAGCCAAGCTGGACTGAGGGAGGGGTAACACTGCTCGGTCTACTCCTTCTTTGCCTACTTCACCTCTCTTCTTACTTCTTCTAAACtggaataaaaataattaaagatAATTAGTGAGCAGTGAGCACATAAAGTCATAAATTGATAAACTGATAAACAAGTAAAAGTGTAAAACAACAATTCAGTACATCATACATTACATCTTATACATTATAATCTGATAAGCTGACAATCATAGATTATAATCTGAAAAcaagtaaagtagtaaactaataTCATAAAGTC
Above is a genomic segment from Rosa chinensis cultivar Old Blush chromosome 3, RchiOBHm-V2, whole genome shotgun sequence containing:
- the LOC112194346 gene encoding zinc finger BED domain-containing protein RICESLEEPER 2-like, which gives rise to MEDNEFRRSKKRGEVGKEGVDRAVLPLPQSSLAVSSSGTSPSIEDATQSAAGAATPDSCEKVHDNPRADRKRSWVWEHFEEYTDTKVIKVKGKEDIIQEFRRAKCIYCPKGAVGDYACDSYKNGTQGMIRHINNSCKYYPGRRVVDKNQKLLVGDKSKGNSLKAVAYNPDEVMQACVEMVVVDELPFSFVEKQGFRKFCYVMQPLFRVPCRKTLVKDFLKLYDRTKKKLKSDLAHYRVCLTTDTWTSVQNFNYMVLTAHFIDDEWVMHKRIINFCTIHNHSGNSIGMLIESCLIQWGITKVLTITVDNAAANKCALEFVRSKLNKRENSESILGGKFMHVRCTAHICNLIVGSGLKRLNRAVLAIRNAVKFVRSSASRLDSFKACVAKEQVPCKGLVVMDVPTRWNSTFLMLEAALKFKKAFGRMLEDADSGFAAYFKEPEEEYDEEGNVVPVKGNRNRVGPPTDEEWDKAEVFVQFLRVFYEVTLRVSASNHPTIHTTFHDVLSMETEINKLFIARELQTGSETEKVLIDMAGHMSSKFLKYYGCFKDLNPLVFMGLVLDPRFKLLNITHLLKKEGYDNDIVEAKAKELRDVLMSLYEAYAPKDAPVKKKEVLTSSSQSTVTSSDSRGRASILSDWRKVVSELDEQVVAHEVDKYLLDPLEYTNLGESDFPILLWWKLNGAKYPVLAAIAKDVMAVQVSTVASEAAFSTGGRVIDNFRSSLTPKSVEALICLQSWLRGNDISCIEDAPGIKETEFYEKCEKDHINSASSSVNSCPPPKPKGKDTSDEVVEVIEDESENSGSEDSETTFVQYFYEFIWVVNFLKGSLDQFVMPNALIHLIAYCLT
- the LOC112194345 gene encoding auxin-responsive protein SAUR50-like produces the protein MKFMNPACLINKLGRSHSKKSYERLVREDDQVERSKKKHGSAPKGSIDLFVGKEEKKYPVPLKYFTHPKLQELLKEYQEPVFDPRFDEPIVLECSTEIFEQLLRYIVKTR